One genomic window of Wenzhouxiangella sp. XN201 includes the following:
- the rplB gene encoding 50S ribosomal protein L2, translated as MAIVKAKPTSPGRRGLVQVKHAHLWKGEPYAPLLEPQGSTGGRNNAGRITTRHRGGGHKHHYRVIDFRRDKDGVRGVVERIEYDPNRSAHIALIKYIDGERRYILAPRNVRAGDEILSGSEAPIKPGNAMQLRSIPVGTQIHNVELKPGKGGQLARSAGASVQLVAREGQYATVLLRSGEMRKAHSNCRATIGQVANVEHNLEKLGKAGAKRWKGVRPTVRGVAMNPVDHPHGGGEGRTSGGRHPVTPWGVSTKGKRTRKNKRTDKHITRSRKRK; from the coding sequence ATGGCAATCGTAAAGGCAAAACCAACGTCTCCGGGCCGCCGCGGTCTCGTGCAGGTCAAGCACGCTCACCTGTGGAAAGGTGAGCCGTATGCGCCCTTGCTGGAACCTCAGGGTTCGACGGGCGGGCGCAACAATGCCGGTCGCATCACGACCCGGCATCGCGGCGGCGGACACAAGCACCACTATCGCGTGATTGACTTCCGTCGCGACAAGGACGGGGTGCGCGGCGTGGTTGAGCGAATCGAGTACGATCCGAATCGCAGCGCGCACATTGCGCTGATCAAGTACATCGACGGTGAGCGCCGCTATATCCTGGCGCCGCGCAATGTCCGGGCCGGCGACGAGATTCTGAGCGGCAGCGAAGCCCCGATCAAGCCGGGCAACGCCATGCAGTTGCGCTCGATTCCCGTGGGTACGCAGATTCATAACGTCGAGCTCAAGCCCGGCAAGGGCGGCCAGCTGGCGCGCAGTGCCGGTGCCTCGGTGCAGCTGGTGGCGCGCGAAGGCCAATACGCCACCGTGCTGCTGCGTTCCGGCGAAATGCGCAAGGCGCATTCGAATTGCCGCGCCACCATCGGCCAGGTCGCCAACGTCGAACACAACCTCGAGAAGTTGGGCAAGGCCGGTGCCAAGCGCTGGAAGGGCGTGCGCCCGACCGTGCGCGGTGTCGCAATGAACCCGGTCGATCACCCGCACGGCGGGGGTGAAGGCCGCACCTCGGGTGGCCGTCATCCGGTCACGCCCTGGGGTGTGTCGACCAAGGGCAAGCGCACCCGCAAGAACAAGCGCACTGACAAGCACATCACGCGTTCTCGCAAGCGCAAGTAA